One Candidatus Blochmannia vicinus DNA window includes the following coding sequences:
- the cysA gene encoding sulfate/thiosulfate ABC transporter ATP-binding protein CysA, giving the protein MSIEIDGITKFFGHDKVLTNISLHIASGEIIALLGPSGSGKTTLLRVIAGLEQHNSGCLRFRGKDVSQLSARDRHVGFVFQNYALFRHMTVSDNISFGIRMLPRHKRPSSHAINKKVMQLLTMVQLEGLGNRYPAQLSGGQKQRVALARSLAIEPEILLLDEPFGALDTQVRKELRRWLRRLHSEFKFTSVFVTHDQEEAMEVANRIVVMNRGIIEQIGTPKDIWYVPATRFVLEFLSEVNCLQGIVCGSELSIGSYHWSLPYVPALQGKVEVFFRPWEMDISKEFNVLHPLPAKIVNVSLHGFYWQLSVEPLGWHRDLLTIILGIRDIFGIPECGSCCYLSGRNARLFSGEMAL; this is encoded by the coding sequence ATGAGTATTGAAATAGATGGGATCACTAAATTTTTTGGTCATGACAAAGTATTAACTAATATTTCTTTACATATTGCATCTGGAGAAATTATAGCATTATTGGGCCCGTCTGGTTCTGGTAAAACAACATTACTACGTGTTATTGCTGGATTAGAACAACATAATAGTGGTTGTTTGCGTTTTAGAGGTAAAGACGTAAGTCAGCTTAGTGCACGTGATCGTCATGTTGGTTTTGTTTTTCAAAATTATGCTTTATTTCGTCATATGACAGTATCGGATAATATTTCTTTTGGTATAAGAATGTTACCACGTCATAAACGTCCAAGTTCTCATGCAATTAATAAAAAAGTTATGCAGTTGTTAACTATGGTTCAATTAGAAGGTTTAGGTAATAGATATCCCGCTCAACTTTCTGGAGGGCAGAAACAACGTGTTGCTTTAGCGCGTTCTTTAGCAATTGAACCAGAAATCTTGCTACTAGACGAACCTTTCGGGGCATTGGATACTCAAGTTAGAAAAGAATTACGTCGTTGGCTTCGTAGATTGCATAGTGAATTTAAATTCACTAGTGTTTTTGTTACACATGACCAAGAAGAAGCGATGGAAGTTGCTAATAGGATAGTGGTGATGAATCGAGGAATTATTGAACAAATAGGTACACCTAAAGATATTTGGTATGTTCCAGCTACTCGTTTTGTTTTAGAGTTTTTAAGTGAAGTTAATTGTCTACAAGGCATAGTATGTGGCTCAGAACTATCTATTGGTTCTTATCATTGGTCTTTACCATATGTGCCTGCTTTACAAGGAAAAGTAGAAGTATTTTTTCGTCCTTGGGAAATGGATATTAGTAAAGAATTTAATGTATTGCATCCATTACCAGCTAAGATTGTTAATGTTAGTTTGCATGGATTTTATTGGCAATTAAGTGTAGAACCTTTGGGATGGCATCGAGATTTATTGACTATAATTTTAGGGATTAGGGATATTTTTGGTATTCCAGAATGTGGATCATGTTGTTATTTAAGCGGTCGTAATGCACGATTATTTTCAGGAGAAATGGCATTATAA
- a CDS encoding sulfate ABC transporter permease: protein MFISTVLLLVPLIMIFVSAFSEGLKVVRINLIDKDMMHAIFLTVVVALFTVPINIFFGVLMAWLVTRFKFYGRQLLLVFLNIPIAVSPVIAGLLYLLLYTNNNVIANWLDLYNIQIIFTWLGVVLVTIFVTCPFVVHELVPVMANRGRQEDEAAVLLGASGWMMFRYVTFPNIRWALLYGAILTNARAIGEFGAVSIVSGLIRGETYTLSLYVELLYQDYNTVGAFVAASLLASISIIMLFMKNYLQSRLKRMN from the coding sequence ATGTTTATATCAACAGTGTTATTGTTGGTTCCTTTAATTATGATCTTTGTATCTGCTTTTTCAGAAGGATTAAAAGTAGTCAGAATAAATTTGATTGATAAAGATATGATGCATGCAATTTTTTTAACGGTTGTTGTAGCGTTATTTACTGTACCTATCAATATATTTTTTGGAGTGTTAATGGCTTGGTTAGTAACTCGTTTTAAATTTTATGGAAGACAACTTTTATTAGTTTTTTTAAATATACCTATTGCTGTTTCTCCAGTAATTGCTGGATTATTATATCTGTTACTTTATACAAACAATAATGTAATCGCAAATTGGCTGGATTTGTATAACATACAAATAATATTTACGTGGTTGGGAGTAGTATTAGTTACTATTTTTGTCACTTGTCCTTTTGTAGTACATGAGCTTGTTCCGGTGATGGCAAATAGAGGAAGACAGGAAGATGAGGCAGCAGTACTGCTTGGGGCTTCTGGTTGGATGATGTTTCGTTATGTTACTTTTCCAAATATCCGTTGGGCTTTATTATATGGCGCCATCTTAACTAATGCTCGTGCTATTGGTGAGTTTGGAGCAGTATCCATAGTCTCAGGGTTGATACGTGGTGAAACATATACTTTATCACTATATGTAGAGTTATTATACCAAGATTATAATACTGTTGGCGCATTTGTTGCCGCATCATTATTAGCTTCTATTTCAATTATTATGTTGTTTATGAAGAATTATTTACAAAGTCGTTTGAAACGTATGAATTAA
- the cysT gene encoding sulfate/thiosulfate ABC transporter permease CysT, producing the protein MLFFSVKYVLPGFGIALGSSLLFVCLILLLPLSALVMQLSQMSVYQYWDIITDPALLVSYKITLLSAGLATLFNAVFGMLVSWVITRYRFPGKKLLDALIDLPFALPTAVAGLTLATLFSTSGWYGSWLSRVGITVSYTWIGISIAMIFTSIPFVVRTVQPVLEEFSEEYEEVAKTLGADYWQIFYNIIFPELAPAWLSGVVLSFIRSLGEFGAVIFIAGNIAWKNEVISLIIFIRLQEFDYPAASAIASVILMISLLLLLFTNMFQLRINRRFKGF; encoded by the coding sequence ATGTTATTTTTTTCAGTTAAATATGTGTTGCCTGGATTTGGCATAGCTCTTGGCAGCAGTTTATTGTTTGTTTGCTTGATTTTATTATTACCTTTGAGTGCATTAGTAATGCAATTATCTCAAATGAGTGTTTATCAATATTGGGATATAATTACAGATCCAGCATTATTAGTCTCCTATAAAATTACCTTATTATCTGCTGGATTAGCAACATTATTTAACGCTGTATTTGGTATGCTGGTATCGTGGGTAATAACTAGATACAGATTTCCTGGTAAGAAATTATTAGATGCATTAATAGATTTACCTTTTGCTTTACCTACTGCAGTAGCAGGATTGACTTTAGCAACATTATTTTCAACATCAGGTTGGTATGGCAGTTGGTTATCTCGAGTAGGTATTACAGTATCATATACGTGGATAGGCATATCTATTGCTATGATTTTTACAAGTATTCCATTTGTAGTACGTACGGTACAGCCAGTATTAGAAGAGTTTTCCGAAGAATATGAAGAAGTAGCAAAGACTCTTGGCGCTGATTATTGGCAAATCTTTTATAATATAATTTTTCCGGAATTGGCGCCAGCTTGGTTATCTGGTGTGGTGTTATCTTTTATCCGAAGCTTAGGTGAATTTGGAGCAGTCATTTTCATTGCTGGAAATATTGCATGGAAGAATGAGGTGATATCTTTAATTATTTTTATTCGTTTACAAGAATTTGATTACCCAGCAGCTAGTGCTATTGCTTCTGTAATTTTGATGATTTCTTTATTATTATTATTGTTTACTAACATGTTTCAATTACGAATAAATCGGAGGTTTAAAGGATTTTAG
- the cysP gene encoding thiosulfate ABC transporter substrate-binding protein CysP, which produces MIIARIFLKTIRATVLLYCIFYASVFGTVLLNSSYDVSRELFLEINSNFIKYWKDKNPEDTLIIRQSHAGSTRQAMAILQGLRADVVTYNQVIDVQILHDRGKLIPEDWQDRLPNRSSPFYSTMVFLVRQGNPKGIYNWHDLTNEGVKIVFPNPKTSGNGRYTYLAAWNVFFKNSNENIEQTRFWMQKFLQNVVVFDTGGRAATSTFIDRNQGDVLINFESEAKLVQKQHGSDNYDIVIPKPNILVEFPVTWIDRNVLRNGTENVAQAYLNYLYTPSAQKIITKFGYRVNTMDVIPMYQDGSVENQLFRIEDQYGNWNILMETHFRRGGELDKLLSVGHR; this is translated from the coding sequence ATGATTATTGCACGTATTTTTTTAAAAACAATTAGAGCAACAGTGTTGTTGTACTGCATTTTTTATGCTTCAGTTTTTGGAACTGTTTTATTAAATAGTTCGTATGACGTGTCTAGAGAGTTGTTTTTAGAGATTAATTCTAATTTTATTAAATATTGGAAGGATAAAAACCCCGAAGACACATTAATTATTCGGCAGTCTCATGCAGGATCTACCAGGCAAGCTATGGCTATCTTACAAGGATTGCGAGCAGATGTAGTTACTTATAATCAGGTAATAGATGTACAAATTTTACACGATCGTGGGAAATTAATTCCTGAAGACTGGCAAGATCGATTACCTAATCGTAGTTCGCCATTTTATTCAACTATGGTTTTTTTGGTAAGACAAGGCAATCCAAAAGGAATTTATAATTGGCATGATTTAACTAATGAGGGGGTGAAGATAGTATTTCCTAATCCTAAAACTTCTGGAAATGGCCGTTATACTTATTTAGCTGCTTGGAATGTATTTTTTAAAAACAGTAATGAAAATATAGAGCAAACTAGATTTTGGATGCAAAAGTTTTTACAAAATGTAGTAGTATTTGATACTGGAGGACGTGCCGCTACTTCTACTTTTATTGATCGAAATCAAGGGGATGTATTAATTAATTTTGAATCTGAAGCAAAATTAGTACAGAAGCAACATGGATCTGATAACTATGATATTGTAATACCTAAACCTAATATTTTGGTGGAATTTCCAGTGACTTGGATAGATAGAAATGTTCTCCGAAATGGAACTGAAAATGTAGCACAAGCTTATTTAAATTATCTGTATACTCCTTCAGCGCAAAAGATTATCACTAAGTTTGGGTATCGTGTAAATACAATGGATGTTATTCCAATGTATCAGGATGGATCTGTTGAGAATCAATTATTTAGGATAGAAGATCAGTATGGTAATTGGAATATTCTTATGGAGACACATTTTAGGCGTGGAGGTGAATTGGATAAATTATTATCAGTAGGACATCGTTGA
- the tkt gene encoding transketolase, which produces MLTNKILANAIRILSIDAIQQANSGHPGCPMGMADIAEVLWRDYINHNPSNPNWINRDRFVLSNGHGSMLLYSILHLTGYSISIEDLKSFRQLNSKTPGHPEYRHTDGVEVTTGPLGQGLANAVGLAIAERTLAAQFNRIQFNIIDHYTYVFLGDGCMMEGISHEACSLAGTMKLNKLIMFYDNNGISIDGDVTEWFTDDTAMRFESYGWNVIRNINGHNRDSIKIAIDQAKSILNKPSLLICNTIIAFGSPNKSGTHSAHGAPLGQEEVAATRKMLHWNEPPFVIPKKIYKLWNAKIIGQEKEDAWKKLFYQYTLTYPDLAKELIRRIQRKLPNDWHKKTQKFIENLQMNPQNIATRQASQITIESFSKKLPELFGGSADLTPSNLTTWSQSSSVMKNNAGNYIHYGVREFGMTAIANGIANYGAFLPYTATFLTFVEYARNAVRMAALMNSHHIMIYTHDSIGLGEDGPTHQPIEQLSNLRMTPNLTVWRPCDQVETAVAWKAAIEHHGPTALVLSRQNLIQQERTSAQINNIVRGGYILKDCQGVPELIIIATGSEIILAINSYRHLTNEGYKVRVVSLPSTNIFDRQNTSYREHVLPNTIISRLAIEASSSDYWYKYVGLHGEIIGMNTFGKSAPSNQLFKFFNFTVDYIIEKSYKLLNKFANK; this is translated from the coding sequence ATGTTAACAAATAAAATATTAGCTAATGCTATACGTATACTAAGCATAGATGCTATACAACAGGCTAATTCAGGACACCCTGGTTGTCCCATGGGTATGGCTGATATTGCAGAAGTATTATGGAGGGATTACATAAATCATAATCCAAGCAACCCAAATTGGATTAATCGAGATAGATTTGTTCTGTCTAATGGACACGGATCAATGTTATTATATAGCATACTGCATTTAACTGGATACTCCATATCTATAGAAGATCTAAAAAGTTTTAGACAATTAAATTCTAAAACGCCTGGACATCCAGAATATAGACATACTGATGGAGTAGAAGTTACGACAGGACCATTAGGACAAGGCCTAGCTAATGCTGTAGGATTAGCAATTGCCGAGCGGACACTAGCGGCTCAATTTAATCGTATACAATTTAATATCATTGATCATTATACTTATGTATTTTTAGGAGACGGATGCATGATGGAAGGTATTTCTCATGAAGCTTGCTCGTTAGCTGGAACTATGAAACTAAATAAACTAATTATGTTTTATGATAACAATGGTATTTCTATAGATGGTGATGTAACAGAATGGTTCACGGATGATACTGCTATGCGCTTTGAATCCTATGGATGGAATGTAATACGTAATATAAACGGACATAATAGAGATTCTATTAAAATTGCAATTGACCAAGCTAAATCCATATTAAATAAACCATCACTATTAATATGTAACACTATTATTGCCTTTGGGTCGCCAAATAAAAGTGGGACACACAGTGCGCATGGTGCTCCGCTAGGACAAGAAGAGGTAGCTGCTACGCGAAAAATGCTTCATTGGAATGAACCTCCATTTGTTATACCTAAAAAAATATATAAATTGTGGAATGCTAAAATAATAGGTCAAGAGAAAGAAGACGCTTGGAAGAAACTATTTTATCAATACACACTAACTTATCCTGATTTAGCAAAAGAATTAATAAGACGAATACAGCGAAAACTACCTAATGATTGGCACAAGAAAACACAAAAATTTATTGAAAACTTACAAATGAACCCTCAAAATATTGCTACACGTCAAGCTTCTCAAATTACAATTGAATCTTTTTCCAAAAAACTACCTGAGCTTTTTGGCGGATCTGCAGATTTAACACCCAGTAATTTAACAACTTGGTCACAATCTTCTTCTGTCATGAAAAATAATGCTGGTAATTATATTCATTACGGTGTACGAGAATTCGGTATGACTGCAATTGCTAATGGTATTGCTAATTATGGAGCTTTTTTACCCTATACTGCTACATTTTTAACATTTGTTGAATACGCGCGTAATGCAGTTCGTATGGCGGCATTAATGAATAGTCATCATATTATGATTTATACTCATGATTCTATTGGATTAGGAGAAGATGGTCCGACTCATCAACCTATAGAACAATTATCAAATTTGCGTATGACTCCAAATTTAACAGTATGGCGTCCCTGTGATCAAGTAGAAACAGCAGTGGCTTGGAAAGCTGCAATTGAACATCATGGCCCAACTGCATTAGTTTTATCTAGACAAAATCTTATACAACAAGAACGCACATCAGCACAAATTAACAATATTGTTCGAGGAGGGTACATTCTTAAAGATTGTCAAGGAGTACCTGAATTAATTATAATTGCTACCGGATCAGAAATAATACTAGCTATAAATTCATATCGCCACCTAACTAATGAAGGATATAAAGTACGAGTTGTTTCCTTACCTTCTACTAACATATTTGATCGACAAAACACATCATACCGTGAACACGTATTGCCGAATACAATAATTAGTAGACTAGCTATTGAAGCTAGTAGTAGTGATTATTGGTACAAATATGTTGGATTACACGGTGAAATAATAGGTATGAATACATTTGGAAAATCAGCCCCATCAAATCAACTATTTAAATTTTTTAACTTTACTGTAGATTACATAATTGAAAAATCATATAAATTATTAAATAAATTTGCTAATAAATAA
- the dapE gene encoding succinyl-diaminopimelate desuccinylase, producing MNFSKLEMLAQKLIKQPSVYPRNNSCHEIIIDYLQKLNFNIELMQFDDTFNIWAYHGDKKQQQQHTLLFLGHTDVVDPGNLQSWNYPPFSGIIHDNALHGRGAVDMKGALAAMLVASDNFINTHPNYQGRLAFLITSDEEGTGINGTTKVVESLTIRNEHIDYCIVGEPSSQHQIGDVIKNGRRGSLIGKLTIYGSQGHVAYPQFSKNPIHLVIPTLSEFLNTTWDQDKNIFFPPTTMQITNIYTNNNVNNNIIPHTITLDFNFRFNNKSSIEDIKKCIKKILEYHSLTYNIDWKLSAEPYFSNPGKLTNVVVNAIKYYQKLEPCLETTGGTSDGRFIAKMGAEVIELGARNHTIHKVNEYIDLADLKLLSSIYQKIIEDLLLYRQ from the coding sequence ATGAATTTTTCTAAGCTAGAAATGTTAGCTCAAAAATTAATTAAACAACCATCAGTATATCCAAGAAACAATAGTTGCCATGAAATAATTATAGATTATTTACAAAAATTAAACTTTAATATAGAACTCATGCAATTTGATGATACTTTTAATATTTGGGCGTATCATGGCGATAAAAAACAACAACAACAACACACATTATTATTTCTTGGGCATACTGATGTGGTAGACCCTGGAAACCTACAATCCTGGAATTATCCCCCATTCTCAGGAATAATACATGATAATGCGTTGCACGGACGAGGCGCGGTAGATATGAAAGGCGCGTTAGCTGCTATGTTAGTTGCTTCTGATAATTTTATAAACACACATCCTAATTATCAAGGTCGCCTCGCATTTCTTATTACCTCTGACGAAGAAGGAACTGGAATCAATGGAACTACAAAAGTTGTAGAATCTTTAACAATACGCAACGAACATATAGATTATTGCATAGTAGGCGAACCATCTAGTCAACATCAAATAGGAGATGTTATAAAAAATGGAAGACGTGGGTCACTTATAGGAAAATTAACAATATATGGATCGCAAGGACACGTAGCGTATCCTCAATTCTCAAAAAACCCAATACATTTAGTTATTCCAACATTATCAGAGTTCCTAAATACTACATGGGATCAAGATAAAAATATATTCTTTCCTCCTACTACTATGCAAATTACCAATATTTACACAAATAACAACGTAAATAATAATATTATACCGCATACAATTACATTAGACTTTAATTTTCGCTTTAATAATAAATCTTCTATTGAAGATATTAAAAAATGTATAAAAAAAATACTTGAATATCATTCTTTAACTTATAATATTGATTGGAAACTTTCTGCAGAACCTTATTTTAGCAATCCAGGAAAATTAACTAATGTTGTAGTCAATGCTATTAAATATTATCAAAAACTTGAGCCTTGTTTAGAAACTACAGGAGGCACTTCTGATGGGCGTTTTATAGCTAAAATGGGAGCAGAAGTTATAGAATTAGGCGCACGTAATCATACTATCCATAAAGTCAACGAATATATTGACTTAGCAGATTTAAAATTACTTAGCTCTATATATCAAAAAATAATAGAAGATTTACTTCTATATCGACAATAA
- the bamC gene encoding outer membrane protein assembly factor BamC: MLTFLEILCVIFLSACCSSEILYKENRCKLSGNLEYLDTVALLELNLPEDLDILLPVSYDDYVIPKISNVNDANTQKIGKKLNICPPPVVFLTETTHTSCLINAED, encoded by the coding sequence ATGTTAACTTTTTTAGAGATTTTATGTGTGATATTTCTGTCGGCTTGTTGTTCTTCTGAAATATTATATAAGGAAAATCGTTGTAAACTTAGTGGGAATTTAGAGTATTTAGATACTGTAGCTTTATTAGAATTAAATTTACCAGAAGATTTAGATATTTTATTGCCTGTATCATATGATGATTATGTTATTCCAAAAATTAGTAATGTTAATGATGCTAATACTCAAAAAATAGGTAAAAAGTTAAATATATGCCCTCCTCCTGTAGTATTTCTTACAGAAACAACGCATACATCTTGTTTAATTAATGCTGAGGATTGA
- the dapA gene encoding 4-hydroxy-tetrahydrodipicolinate synthase encodes MFTGSIVALITPMDLKGSVDWISLKKLVDYHVISGTSAIVSVGTTGEMSGLTQEEHVDVVMKTLEFSDGRLPIIAGTGANSTAEAVLLTNKFNNSDIAACLSVTPYYNRPNQEGLFQHFKAISESTELPQILYNVPLRTGCDMVPSTVSRLSKIKNIIGIKEATGNLNRVNQLKQLVHEDFILLSGDDLSALDFIKLGGVGVISVTANIAAKEMADLCKLANKKDFLNAQHINQRLMPVHQALFIDSNPIPVKWACKELGLISCDTLRLPMTYLSKVDRHVLKKALIDSELFYT; translated from the coding sequence ATGTTTACTGGAAGTATAGTTGCTTTAATAACCCCAATGGATTTAAAAGGTTCCGTAGATTGGATAAGTTTGAAAAAGCTTGTTGATTATCATGTAATCAGTGGTACATCAGCTATTGTTTCTGTCGGAACGACAGGGGAAATGTCCGGGCTTACACAGGAAGAACATGTTGACGTGGTCATGAAAACTTTAGAGTTTAGTGATGGTAGGTTGCCAATTATAGCGGGTACGGGCGCAAATTCGACAGCAGAAGCTGTTTTATTAACTAATAAATTTAATAATAGCGATATAGCGGCTTGTTTAAGTGTAACACCCTATTATAATCGTCCTAATCAAGAAGGGTTATTTCAGCATTTTAAAGCTATTTCAGAAAGCACAGAATTACCACAGATATTATATAATGTTCCGTTGCGTACTGGCTGTGATATGGTGCCGAGTACTGTTTCTCGTTTATCCAAGATAAAAAATATAATTGGGATTAAAGAGGCGACAGGAAATTTAAACAGAGTTAATCAATTAAAACAGCTGGTTCATGAAGATTTTATTTTATTAAGTGGAGATGACTTAAGCGCATTAGATTTTATAAAACTGGGAGGAGTTGGGGTAATTTCTGTTACTGCTAATATTGCTGCAAAAGAAATGGCTGATTTATGTAAATTAGCAAACAAAAAAGATTTTTTAAATGCACAACACATTAATCAACGCTTGATGCCTGTGCATCAAGCGTTATTTATTGATTCTAATCCTATACCAGTAAAATGGGCTTGTAAAGAATTAGGATTAATTTCATGTGATACTTTACGTTTACCTATGACTTATTTATCTAAAGTAGATCGTCATGTGTTAAAGAAGGCTTTAATAGATTCAGAATTATTTTATACTTAA
- the bcp gene encoding thioredoxin-dependent thiol peroxidase, translating into MTLLQPGDKAPHFILPDQDGILVDLCFFIGKKVLIYFYPKAMTPGCTIQACKLRDNIDIFRKLDVEIIGISNDKPEKLLKFHEKEMLRFTLLSDEHYKVTKKFGAWGEKKFMGKIYNGVHRVSFIIDATGSVEQVFAHFKPVEHDQIILRYLNNQIIT; encoded by the coding sequence ATGACATTATTGCAACCTGGAGATAAAGCACCTCACTTTATTTTACCTGATCAAGATGGTATTTTAGTCGATCTTTGTTTTTTTATAGGAAAAAAAGTTCTTATTTACTTTTATCCTAAAGCTATGACACCAGGATGTACCATACAAGCATGTAAATTAAGAGACAATATCGATATATTTAGGAAATTAGACGTAGAAATAATTGGAATTAGCAACGATAAACCAGAAAAACTTTTAAAATTTCATGAAAAAGAAATGTTACGTTTTACTTTACTTTCTGATGAACACTACAAAGTTACGAAGAAATTTGGAGCATGGGGAGAAAAAAAATTTATGGGGAAAATATATAATGGAGTACATCGTGTTAGTTTTATAATAGATGCCACCGGCTCTGTAGAACAAGTATTTGCACATTTTAAACCTGTTGAGCATGACCAAATTATATTACGTTATCTAAATAATCAAATAATAACATAA
- the upp gene encoding uracil phosphoribosyltransferase — MKIVEIRHPLVQHKLGLMRICDISTKRFRELSAELGSLLTYVATDDLEVEIVTIKGWCGLVKIARIKGKKITVVPILRAGLGMMNGVLKHLPSARISIIGIYRNEITLEPIPYFHKLVSNINERMAMVLDPMLATGGSIIATIDLLKKFGCNNIKVLSIVAAPEGIEALEKKHPDIELYLASVDQKINKHGYIIPGFGDAGDKTFGTK; from the coding sequence ATGAAAATAGTTGAGATTAGGCATCCATTAGTTCAACACAAATTAGGACTGATGCGTATTTGTGATATTAGTACTAAACGTTTTAGAGAGTTATCTGCAGAATTAGGAAGTTTATTAACTTATGTAGCTACTGATGATTTAGAAGTAGAAATAGTAACTATTAAAGGATGGTGTGGATTAGTAAAAATTGCGCGTATTAAAGGCAAAAAAATAACAGTAGTGCCAATCTTAAGAGCTGGACTAGGTATGATGAATGGTGTATTGAAGCATCTTCCAAGTGCACGTATTAGTATAATAGGGATTTATCGTAATGAAATTACTCTTGAGCCGATTCCGTATTTTCATAAATTAGTTTCTAATATAAATGAACGTATGGCAATGGTGTTAGATCCTATGCTGGCTACTGGTGGATCAATAATTGCTACTATTGATTTATTAAAAAAATTTGGATGTAATAATATAAAAGTTTTGTCGATAGTAGCAGCTCCGGAGGGCATTGAAGCCTTGGAAAAAAAACATCCAGATATTGAATTATATTTAGCTTCTGTAGATCAAAAAATTAACAAACATGGTTACATTATTCCAGGATTTGGAGATGCTGGTGATAAAACATTTGGAACTAAATAA
- the ureG gene encoding urease accessory protein UreG: MLRKKYTQPFRIGVGGPVGTGKTALLEVLCKKMKDNYQLAVVTNDIYTKEDQRILIDANALSADRIIGVETGGCPHAAIREDASINLLAIEELTYRFKNLDIIFIESGGDNLSATFSPELSDLNLYVIDVAAGDKIPRKGGPGITRSDFLIINKIDLASYVGASLEIMARDTNFMRKGLPWSFTNLKIGHGVQFVVDFILEKRLSLLI; the protein is encoded by the coding sequence TTGTTACGTAAAAAATATACTCAACCATTTCGTATAGGTGTAGGTGGTCCAGTAGGAACAGGTAAAACTGCATTACTTGAAGTCTTATGTAAAAAAATGAAAGATAATTATCAATTAGCAGTGGTAACCAATGATATCTATACTAAAGAAGATCAACGTATTTTAATAGATGCAAACGCTTTATCGGCTGATCGTATTATTGGTGTAGAAACTGGAGGATGCCCTCATGCTGCTATTCGTGAAGATGCCTCCATTAATTTATTAGCTATAGAAGAACTAACATATAGATTTAAGAATTTAGATATTATTTTTATTGAAAGCGGTGGAGATAATTTGAGCGCTACGTTTAGTCCTGAATTATCGGATTTAAATTTATATGTTATTGACGTAGCTGCAGGTGATAAAATACCTCGAAAAGGAGGTCCAGGTATAACACGTTCTGATTTTTTAATAATTAATAAAATTGATTTGGCTTCGTACGTAGGGGCGTCTTTAGAAATTATGGCTAGAGATACTAATTTTATGAGAAAGGGATTGCCATGGTCTTTTACTAATTTAAAAATAGGTCATGGGGTACAATTTGTTGTGGATTTTATTTTAGAGAAGCGGTTATCTTTGTTAATTTAA
- a CDS encoding urease accessory protein UreF gives MCVTQNENSLLSLMQLISSNFPLGGFAYSRGLEWAVECNWVNSVETFSEWQKQWIDGPLIYLEWPMLKRCYYYTQIRDEVRFFQCVLRILSYRDTREFRLEENQRGQAMTKLILQWYPLTRDDIWLSALERSGLASIAWLGCMWGIPLRDLALGYAYNMLESSIMAGLKLIPFGQRAAQKLLRYLMEFFPNAWNKADMIMDHELGSSFLLQSIASSCHETQYSRLFRS, from the coding sequence ATGTGTGTTACTCAGAACGAAAATTCATTATTATCTTTAATGCAGTTGATTAGTTCTAATTTTCCTTTAGGAGGATTTGCTTATTCACGAGGTTTAGAGTGGGCTGTAGAGTGTAATTGGGTAAATTCTGTAGAAACCTTTTCTGAATGGCAAAAACAATGGATTGATGGGCCATTAATTTATTTAGAGTGGCCTATGCTTAAGCGTTGCTATTATTATACTCAAATTAGAGACGAAGTTAGGTTTTTTCAATGTGTATTAAGAATTTTGTCATATCGTGATACTCGTGAGTTTAGGTTAGAAGAAAACCAACGCGGACAAGCAATGACAAAATTAATATTGCAGTGGTACCCACTTACTCGTGATGATATTTGGTTATCAGCTTTAGAGCGTAGCGGTTTGGCGTCTATAGCATGGTTAGGATGTATGTGGGGCATTCCTTTAAGAGATTTAGCGCTGGGATATGCATATAATATGTTAGAATCTTCTATAATGGCAGGATTGAAATTGATACCTTTTGGACAAAGAGCTGCTCAAAAGTTGTTAAGATATTTAATGGAATTTTTTCCAAATGCTTGGAATAAGGCGGATATGATCATGGATCATGAATTAGGAAGTAGTTTTCTATTACAATCTATAGCGTCTTCTTGTCATGAAACACAGTACTCACGATTATTTCGTTCTTAA